The nucleotide sequence CGGCTCATACAAGGACACCCCGGCGATACAACAGAAAAGGATAATTTCACGGGCCCGGCAGAGGCACAGGGTTTCTTTTTTACAGTAGATCAACCAAAGACCTGACGTGTCCAGAGGTCGCGACGCAATTATTGACAACCGGCGGTCTCCCCCGAGCATTGGAAATGAAGGTCAGAGTGAAGCTATATGGGACGTTCGGCAGACGGTTTCCCCAGGCCCGCGCTGCGGCGGGGATGGAGATGGAGATCCCATCGGGTGCCTCGGCAAAGGATCTTCTGGCCCGGCTGGAGATCCGGGAGGACCAGGGGGGCGTGGTGATCCTGAATAATCGAATTCTCAAGATGGCGGATGAAATCCCCCCCGGGGCCGAGGTCGGGATTTTTCAGCGTCTTTATGGAGGATAAAAGGCGGTTTTTAGATCTGTGAGGAGACGAACCAGAGTCATGCTGCCGTTCCCGGGAACTCTATTGGTTCCTGCAGGCTCCTGTGACAGCGGATCGCGTGGGGATCTCTTTGCAAGAGCTGCATTAAAATGGCTATCTGACGCTCGGCGACCGCCCCAGGGCTTTGAATACCTGTCGTGGAAAGGCAGAAAGAATAAACGTCATATGTAAGGCAATTCCAGGGGCTGTAACGAAATGGTTTTAAAGTCATTGCTGCCGTTCCCGGGAACTTTATTAAATTTCTGCGGCTCTTGCAAAGAGATCCCCACGCATTGTGACAGCAGGGGATTGCCTTTTCAGGAAAAAAACGGACACATGATATTTTCGTCAATTGACAACAACCGCGAAAAGGAGGTAGCTGAAAATGAAAAGGAAATCCATCTTGTTTCCGGCTTGCCCTGTCGGCGTGTGCTCACTCTTATTGATCCTGGTCGTCAGCCTGGGGACGCCGTCTGCTGCCCCTTCCGGGCAGAAAGGATCTGATAACATGCTGAGATCAACGCCCCCTATTGTGACCACGGATTGGCTGGCCCAACACCTGAACGATGCGGCATTGGTTATCGTCGATATTCGAGACGACAAAGGCTACTCTGCGGGACATATCCCCGATGCCGTGCATGTTCCGATGCCCTTTTGGGTCGTTGAAAGGGATGGCCTTCTCCTGGAGGTGCCGGATGATGCAGCGCTCTGCCGGACAATCGGCTCGGCCGGGATCGATCAAAATTCCAGGGTGGTTGTGGTAAACCGGGCGGATCACCCGTATCCCCTCGCCGATACGGTCAGGGTAGCGGATATGCTCATATATGCAGGGGTGCGAAACGCCTCTGTCCTGAGTGGGGGGTATGACAAATGGGTCAAGGAAAAAAGACCGACATCGGACGCCCCGTCCAAGCCGACGCCTGTAACGTACACAGGCGAAATGAACAAGGCGATGTTTGTTTCAAAGAAGGAGGTGGCAGAGAAGATGGGAAAATGCATTCTCGTGGATGCAAGGACCCCTGACGTCTATTTTGGTGTGGTAAAGGAGCCTTTTTGCACGAGGGGAGGTCATATTCCGGGCGCAACGTGCTGGCCCGTTCCCTGGATGTGGACGGACGAGGGCGTGTATAAACCCGCCGACGAGATAAGGGAGACGGCCGCCGGGGTTATGGGAGATGATCCTTCCAGGGAGATTATTGTCTACTGCGGCGTGGGAGGATATGGGGCCGCGGCATGGTTTGCGCTCCACGAGGTGCTGGGATATCAAAACGTGAAAATATATGACGGTTCGGCCCAGGAATGGACCGCAGACCCGGATGCCCCGGTTTCCCGATATATCTGGGAATAAGAGATCGCCATTTCCATCATAAAAGATTAAGGAGCGGAACATTATGGCTGAAGAACTTGCAAGACTGTTGGCGGATTTGAAGGAGGCGGAGGCCCTGGCGTATGTGGAAAAGGCCCTGGAACAGGGACGCGATCCGTTGGACCTGTTGGCGGGCGCCAAGGAAGGGATGGCAATCGTGGGCGAGCGGTTTGCCGACTCAGACTATTTTATCCCGGATCTGGTCTTTTCAGGAGAGATCCTCAAACGCATCGTGGCCCTGCTGGAGCCACATCTCAAGACCCGGGGCGAATCCAAAAAGATCGGGAAGGTCGTCATGGGGACCGTGAAGGGCGATATCCATGACATCGGAAAGGACCTGGTGGTCTTTATGCTGGATGTGAGCGGATTCGAGGTCACGGATCTGGGCATTGATGTGCCGATTCAGAAATTTGTGGACGCCCTCAAGGAGACCGGCAGCACCGTGGTCGGCCTGAGCGGATTCTTGACCCTGGCCTTTGATGCCATGAAAGAGACCGTTGAGGCCATCCGGGAAGCAGGGCTGCGGGACGATGTGAAGATCATGATCGGAGGCGGCCAGATTGACGAGCAGGTCAGACGGTTTACCGGTGCGGATGCCTATGGTAAAGACGCCATCGAGGCAGTGGCACTCGCCCGGCGCTGGATAGGAGGATAAAGCCATGGAAAAGAAATGGGAAGAGATGTCCGCAGATGAAAAGCAGGAGGCCCAGTTTCAGAAGCTGCTTGCGCCCAAGGATCCGGAGGGGAATGATCTCAAATTCCAGAGCCCCGAAGCAGAGGCCGCCTATGCGGGCCGCATCAACCGGTTAAAGGATGCCATTCAAATGAAAAGGCCTCCTGACAGGGTCCCGGTGGCCCTGTTCCCCAGTATGTTCCCTTACACATATGCCGGGATGACCGTTGAAGAGGCCATGTATGATTATGAGAAATGTGTCGCAGGATATAAGAAGTTCGTCCTGGACTTCGAGCCGGACATCACCATGGGGGCTGCAGGGCCCGGGCCTGGAAAGTTCTACGAGATCCTGGACTACAAGCTCTACTCCTGGCCGGGCCACGGGGTGGCCCCCGAGCACAGCTACCAGTGCAACGAAGGGGAGTACATGAAGGCGGAGGAATATGATCTCCTGCTGGCCGACCCCTCCTTTTACTTCAGAAATTTTTACCTGCCGCGCGTATTCGGAAAACTGGCACCCTGGAGTATGCTTCCCCCCCTCACCGGCATACTGGAGATGTACGGGGTTGCATTCAATTTCATCCCCTTCGGCCTCCCCCCGGTTCAAGAGGCCTACAAGGCCCTTTTTGAGGCAGGGGCCGAGGCCCTGAAATGGGCCATGGCCGTGGGCGGGATCGACGTG is from Deltaproteobacteria bacterium and encodes:
- a CDS encoding MoaD/ThiS family protein, which translates into the protein MKVRVKLYGTFGRRFPQARAAAGMEMEIPSGASAKDLLARLEIREDQGGVVILNNRILKMADEIPPGAEVGIFQRLYGG
- a CDS encoding cobalamin-dependent protein (Presence of a B(12) (cobalamin)-binding domain implies dependence on cobalamin itself, in one of its several forms, or in some unusual lineages, dependence on a cobalamin-like analog.), which translates into the protein MAEELARLLADLKEAEALAYVEKALEQGRDPLDLLAGAKEGMAIVGERFADSDYFIPDLVFSGEILKRIVALLEPHLKTRGESKKIGKVVMGTVKGDIHDIGKDLVVFMLDVSGFEVTDLGIDVPIQKFVDALKETGSTVVGLSGFLTLAFDAMKETVEAIREAGLRDDVKIMIGGGQIDEQVRRFTGADAYGKDAIEAVALARRWIGG
- a CDS encoding uroporphyrinogen decarboxylase; this translates as MEKKWEEMSADEKQEAQFQKLLAPKDPEGNDLKFQSPEAEAAYAGRINRLKDAIQMKRPPDRVPVALFPSMFPYTYAGMTVEEAMYDYEKCVAGYKKFVLDFEPDITMGAAGPGPGKFYEILDYKLYSWPGHGVAPEHSYQCNEGEYMKAEEYDLLLADPSFYFRNFYLPRVFGKLAPWSMLPPLTGILEMYGVAFNFIPFGLPPVQEAYKALFEAGAEALKWAMAVGGIDVEMASLGFPGIFGGFSKAPFDVLGDTLRGTKGIMLDMYRQPDKVLKAVEALTPIMIGLGLGAAQQTGKPFIFMPLHKGADGFLSDEQYKRFYWPTFKQVMLGLIEGGCIPLPAAEGGYNTRLKYLTELPKGKTLWMFDQTDMAAAKETVGETLCLLGNVPSSLLKLGTPDDIRDCVKKLIDTAGEGGGYVMGNGAFFDEAKPENVKAMVDVTREYGVYG